CAGCACTGCTGGCTTCAGACATGTTTCAGTAAATTGTTTTGCTTTATTGAAACACTGGTCATTTTTATTGAACACTGCTTTAAAACTGTCAAGGAATGTGTCTCTAGACCGCTTTAAATGCTCTTGTGGATCGTTGTAGGACCTGAACTCATCATGGGCTTTCTGGAACTCACTTGCTGCAAAACCAATGACATGAATCTTCAGATTAGCTTCACACACATCAGAAATCTTGTTTGCAGGTATTTTGTCATCAATACATTTGAGAATCTCTTTAATGTATGTGGCATTGTAATCTATGTTGTTTCCCTTCATAGCACCAATGTGGTTTTTTACCAGACTGTGACATTCTGTAATTATGTCATTACAGATATCTTCTCTTTTTTCAAGGAAGGCTGTTCCACCAAGATGTCTAATGGCACTAGCCAATCTTCTTCTTATGTCCTCCCAATTTGAAAACCAATCTTCTTTAACTGTGAACTCCTCCTGTCCACTAGTTTTCAGATCAACCTTGCTCAGCATCTCAGAGACGTGTCCACTCTTTGCGATTAAATTTTCCTTCAGTAGATGTAAAGCATTTTGATGAACAACTATCTTTTGTAATTTTGGAATCTCTGACTTGATCTCATTCCACATATTGTCAAATTCTTTGTTGAGCTCATGCTCAGACAAATCAGTGTTTCTTTCCCAGCAGTGTTTAATGAGCTGAAAGACCTTTCTCTCAATTTCTTCAGGTGATATGGACATGCAATCCTTTACTGTAGGCTTCACACATCTTCCACTGAATTGCTTAGCTTTCTTCAAACATTGGTCTTTTTCATAAAAACATGCCAGAAAACTTTCAAGGAATGTGTCTTTAGACCGATTTAAATGCTCCCGTGGATCGTTGTAGGACCTGAACTCATCATGGGCTTTCTGGAACTCACATGCTACAAACCCCATGACATGAATCTTCAGATAAGTTTCACACATATCAGAAATCTTGTGCTTTGGTATTTTGTCATCAATACATTTGAAAATCTCTTTAATGTATGTGTCATTGTAATCTGTATTGTCTCTCTTCATGGCATCAATGTGGTCTTTAACCAGACTGCGGCATTCTGTAATTATGTCATTACACATCTTTTGTCTTTTTATTAGGAAGGCTCTTCTATCAGCATGTCTAAGGACATTAAAGTATATTCTTTTTCTGTCATCCCAGTTTGGAAACCAGTCTTCCTTAACTGTGAACTCCCCCTGCCCACTAGTTTTCAGATCAACCTGgctgagtatttcagaaacacaCCCACTCTTTTCTCTTAAATTTTCCTTCAATAGATGTAAAGCATGTTGATGGACATCTGTCTGTTGAAGGTCCACATTTGAAAGCTCAGACATGCCCTCTCTCCACATTTTGTCAAATTCTTCCTTAACATCATCCTCAGATAAGTCAGTCCCTCTTCCATGACATTGTTTAATGAGCTCTAGGACCTTTGTCTCAATGGTCTTTCGTTGTTTGTCCTTGATGGTGTTTACCTTCTCCATACCTTTTCTGATTTCAACGGCCTGCTCCAAACATTGTCTCACAGAATGCCAAGTCTGCTGTCTGAGAGTTGTGGCACTGGTATGAAAATCTTGTTTGTATTTCTCCACTAAGTGGACCTTGTTGTCCTTTTGCTGAAAGTACTTCTCAATATTGTCTTTGATTGTCTGCAGTTCTTTATCTAGTTTCACTGAGGCCTCATGCAACATGTCCCTGACTTGAGTCTGTAACTCACTGATGTTGACATTCTTCTCGGTGAGCCCACAATTAGAAATCACTGTTGTCTTGGCAACACGCCAGCTGTTCATTTCTGTTTGGAATGTCCACTCCCAGCTGTTGTACTCAGTGCATACATCTGAGTAGGCATCAGCCACCAAACTGTTTCTGAAGTTGAAGATGAAGTTCTCAAATTTCACAGACTTCCACAAACTCTCAGTCCACTTCTGAAACTTGACTGCATCATTGCAAATGATTTCATCAGATTGTAAGAGGCCAAGCAAACTCTTCTTGAGCTCATACACAGTTTCACTGTAGCCAGTACTCACAGGGGCCATTGGTGGGGTTCCATGCCAAAGTCCAGGGATGTAGTAGCTGTCTTTGTCAGGATCATATTTCATCACATCAGTGAACTTAGTGTTGGCTGCTTTCTTCTCCATCGTAGCTGCTGCCCAAGTCATCTCATTGAGCTGGTCAACCAGCTTATTCCGATCTCTCTTGTTGTTGTCATGAGCAGACATGTCTGACACATTCTGATGTACGAACAGACATCTTCGCTTCTTCCCAGCCTCCTTCATCCTCAGAAAGGCATGAACTGCAATCTGTAGAACATCTTTCATCTCAATGCTGTTCTCCATGGCAACATTGATGATGGTGATGTCACTGAGCCCTATCACCAGGGTTGCGAGTTCGTTGTCGTGTTCAGAACTTATGTCGAGTGCTGCCAGCTCAGGTGACATCAGTCCCTCTGTGTCGATTACCATGATGAAGTCACATTTGAGCTCAGATATGAGTTCCTCAGAGACCTTAATCAGCAGCATGAACGCTCCTCTGGTACATCGTCCACTGCTGACAGCAAACTGTACCCCAAACATGGTGTTGAGAAGGGTGGACTTCCCAGTGCTCTGCACCCCCAGCACAGTCAACACCAGGATCCTGCTCTTCTTGTCCACCAGCTGATGTAGCTCAGTCAAGACTGCTGATATCCACTTCATTGGTATGTTGGAAGCATCCCCATCCACCAGCTCCACTGGAAACCCATCCAGCAGCATCTGAGCACACAAGCGTGGCAGGTGCTGGACTTGTTGTCTGGCTGGATTATCTTGTGTAAGGGAGCAAGCACACTCATAAATCTGCCCTAGCTCTCGGAAAAAGTGCTCTGGACCCAACAAGCAGTTGGAGATCTGCTCATCTAACATTTTAATCAGCTCATTGTCCTGTAGATTCTTTCTGCAACAATCTTTGTACAGCTGTCTTAATGTGGACAGATTATTTCTACTGACAGTGTCTAGCTGAATCTTAAGCCACTTCAGGAAGTAGAGACTTTCTTTGTTTGATTGTGAAATTCCGGCAATAAAATTGGCCATGGCATCTGATATATCTCTCTGATGCTGTTGTTTTCTTAGTTCCTGTTCCTGTGTATCCAGTGCACTTGTGTAATGCTGTATCCCTTGGTCTCTATTAGCTTTCCTTAATctgtatctctccttctctaaCTGGCTGATTTCCTTCCAAATGGTTCCATGCAAAGGTAGCTGCTCCTCTTTAAAAGCCACAACATTCTTCACCATCTCACTGATTCCTTCAACATTTTGTTTGGCATTCTGACATCCACTTGAGTCCTCATCTACCAGAATACCAATCTGTCGAGCTGTAGATGTAAATGTAATCATGTTGGTTTTCACTACATTACTTTCAACAATGTTCTTTACTAGAAGTCGCAAGATTTTGACAAAGTCAGACTCATTTTGATTTGTTCTCATAATCACATGGTCCTCCTTAAGTTTGTGTTGTCTGCAAGTCTTTTTGAGTTCATCCACGATATCCTTCCTCTGAGAGTTGGTGACCAGGAACAGCTCTGCTTTTCTTTTTGTGTTGGT
This window of the Engraulis encrasicolus isolate BLACKSEA-1 chromosome 7, IST_EnEncr_1.0, whole genome shotgun sequence genome carries:
- the LOC134453294 gene encoding interferon-induced very large GTPase 1-like translates to MSYPGVPPGGSDEPDKREASDTPVEEAASESALPPGGPNELERREAVASEEPLPGEDATDKSLPQGNPLGQEEAAASEELQPGTWPQVPGEEERVQSHGDLPGVQAHTADPDMQKRDLQETPEPGTAYTYRTYSLSTYGIRRTNHNKTHSIKMFSLSPVVKSTEESWSSSAQLTKEQSAHTVFCLNIKTMPLNWYAVTWRQVPEQYNRTTSNCQVEVTGLHPREEYHFSVATLSQDGRQSSSVERFIHTEIPVPESLAVSSITGSSARISWKVPSKMQKTPHSFLVSYQREGSEPNYISSKSCNTVITGLTPGTDYTVRVQTELQHGGKSPPASLQIHLGVPLSDLLSAVGLSNLQGGKLTLSSVLEINSNMLCDTPAQGSQQLSWLFLKKLMMSNLNARNLQCDQLMHMSSSTNVTEDSYDAMNPLDLITALFHCADPFLQQEIVSKMFMCQFAVPLLLPNCDTQQSTLMLWAMRDLVKNYKAHYSSEGRIVEMEIAMVSFVRVGESSLYKSQTLNKLISNSSQPNEPFIHHDMPCGDVPRRISDGLVEVSWYLPCGNKNIDIFTQPVAVANLRGDSRSFEAQVSFLCQTSAAVFIFTDDPEGDLSPFTNTKRKAELFLVTNSQRKDIVDELKKTCRQHKLKEDHVIMRTNQNESDFVKILRLLVKNIVESNVVKTNMITFTSTARQIGILVDEDSSGCQNAKQNVEGISEMVKNVVAFKEEQLPLHGTIWKEISQLEKERYRLRKANRDQGIQHYTSALDTQEQELRKQQHQRDISDAMANFIAGISQSNKESLYFLKWLKIQLDTVSRNNLSTLRQLYKDCCRKNLQDNELIKMLDEQISNCLLGPEHFFRELGQIYECACSLTQDNPARQQVQHLPRLCAQMLLDGFPVELVDGDASNIPMKWISAVLTELHQLVDKKSRILVLTVLGVQSTGKSTLLNTMFGVQFAVSSGRCTRGAFMLLIKVSEELISELKCDFIMVIDTEGLMSPELAALDISSEHDNELATLVIGLSDITIINVAMENSIEMKDVLQIAVHAFLRMKEAGKKRRCLFVHQNVSDMSAHDNNKRDRNKLVDQLNEMTWAAATMEKKAANTKFTDVMKYDPDKDSYYIPGLWHGTPPMAPVSTGYSETVYELKKSLLGLLQSDEIICNDAVKFQKWTESLWKSVKFENFIFNFRNSLVADAYSDVCTEYNSWEWTFQTEMNSWRVAKTTVISNCGLTEKNVNISELQTQVRDMLHEASVKLDKELQTIKDNIEKYFQQKDNKVHLVEKYKQDFHTSATTLRQQTWHSVRQCLEQAVEIRKGMEKVNTIKDKQRKTIETKVLELIKQCHGRGTDLSEDDVKEEFDKMWREGMSELSNVDLQQTDVHQHALHLLKENLREKSGCVSEILSQVDLKTSGQGEFTVKEDCVDMDQFITNLTDLIKDMEISVAQEYDMRASRTHITEIIEQLAPKPHDLLFSSLCGCGHQCPFCKTPCEAGVLGHTTHFSNMHRPRAFGRYTCHDSKKLIADICTTAVLSDGRFSGPDTNWDWIPYKEYKETYPDWDIAGDASIEASDYWKYVMKEFNRELANYYNAEPADIPDEWKALTKQDALTSLKKAFKM